In a single window of the Synechococcus sp. MW101C3 genome:
- a CDS encoding glycoside hydrolase family 10 protein encodes MKKALPVLVTALLTTGLQGVGLLPAAASSQRVGVWLTNSPSLLYYDRNRIEQAVKELAAAGFNTLYPNVWSRGTTFHRSRFAPTEPALLKAAPGLDPICQITRSAQRRGMQVIPWFEYGMMEPADAEVVRRHPEWVLQRSDGSTLYAMHGANLKTSPLRDLRVWLNPAHPGVRARFIGLIQEIVQRCGVDGIQLDDHFAWPVELGYDPYTRALFSKEKGREPPTDFNNREWMSWRRQQLTGLLRELRRELRRSNDKAVISLSPGPFRFAYNHWLQDWEIWALGKLVDDLVVQNYAFSVRGFARDLDQPALVKARQWGLPVEIGILAGFGGRTPDMATLNQKVELAAQRGHGVIYFYWEGLWGTYAGPEGASLRRDAFTRLHRQAFGRGQSPAKGQASSAGAAPR; translated from the coding sequence CTGAAGAAGGCCCTGCCGGTGCTGGTCACGGCCCTGCTCACCACAGGACTGCAAGGGGTCGGCCTGCTGCCCGCTGCCGCCTCCAGCCAGCGTGTGGGAGTGTGGCTCACCAACAGCCCCAGCCTCCTCTACTACGACCGCAACCGGATCGAGCAGGCCGTCAAGGAACTGGCAGCTGCCGGGTTCAACACCCTCTACCCGAATGTGTGGAGCCGGGGCACCACCTTCCACCGCAGCCGCTTTGCTCCCACCGAACCGGCCCTGCTGAAGGCTGCTCCGGGACTCGATCCGATCTGCCAGATCACCCGCTCCGCCCAGCGGCGCGGCATGCAGGTGATCCCCTGGTTCGAATACGGAATGATGGAGCCCGCCGACGCGGAGGTGGTGCGGCGTCATCCCGAGTGGGTGCTGCAGCGCAGCGATGGCTCCACCCTCTATGCCATGCACGGCGCCAACCTGAAAACCTCACCGCTCCGGGATCTGCGGGTGTGGCTCAACCCGGCCCACCCCGGCGTGCGCGCCCGCTTCATCGGCCTGATCCAGGAGATCGTGCAGCGCTGTGGTGTCGACGGCATCCAGCTCGACGACCACTTCGCCTGGCCGGTGGAACTGGGCTACGACCCCTACACCCGGGCCCTGTTCAGCAAGGAGAAGGGGCGTGAACCTCCCACGGATTTCAACAACCGCGAATGGATGAGCTGGCGGCGCCAGCAGCTCACCGGCCTGCTGCGGGAGCTGCGAAGGGAACTGCGCCGCAGCAACGACAAGGCGGTGATCAGCCTGTCCCCTGGACCGTTCCGCTTCGCCTACAACCACTGGCTCCAGGACTGGGAAATCTGGGCCCTGGGCAAACTTGTGGATGACCTGGTGGTTCAGAACTACGCCTTTTCGGTGCGCGGTTTCGCCCGTGATCTCGATCAGCCGGCGCTGGTGAAGGCCCGCCAGTGGGGCCTGCCCGTGGAAATCGGCATCCTGGCGGGCTTCGGTGGCCGCACTCCCGACATGGCCACGCTCAATCAGAAGGTGGAGCTGGCGGCCCAGCGTGGTCATGGCGTGATCTATTTCTATTGGGAAGGCCTGTGGGGGACCTACGCCGGGCCCGAGGGAGCTTCCCTCCGGCGCGACGCGTTCACCCGATTGCACCGCCAGGCCTTCGGTCGCGGGCAGAGCCCCGCCAAGGGACAGGCCTCCAGCGCCGGAGCGGCGCCCCGCTGA
- the pepN gene encoding aminopeptidase N, with protein sequence MPDVRLADYRPYPYALERTDLTVRLFPDHGLVEATLSFLPAAGASATAQAASPLELRGVGLELEALAIDGEPLPPAATHQEEGLLVVLQPPQRPFVLTSRVRIDPYTNTTLEGLYASGGMVTSQCEAEGFRRITFHPDRPDVLSRFQVRIEAEQERYPVLLSNGNCQAAGALADGRHFAVWDDPFPKPSYLFALVAGRLEEVRGSFTTASGRMVQLRLHVEPGDSPYTAHAMASLQRSMAWDEQVYGLEYDLDEYNIVAVRHFNMGAMENKSLNIFNSKLVLADAETATDGELERIESVIAHEYFHNWTGNRITCRDWFQLSLKEGLTVFRDQCFTADLHGADLKRIEDVAMLRNTQFREDAGPTAHPIQPDHYQAIDNFYTTTIYEKGAEVIRMLHTLLGPATFMRGMALYVQRHDGTAATTADFLQAMQDAATEASASTADGQGDDPSPLRFSFEQFSRWYHQAGTPVVSIDRHWDGASGALALVLRQHTPATPGQPRKQPLVIPLALALVGEDGQALPQTGGSPVVLEAAETQLRYEGLPPGPTPPALSVLRGFSAPVRLELARPNAELLHLFACDSDPFARWDAGQTLLRQAVLARAAGRSDPELECGLTAAFAAILTDSSLPPASRSALLALPGMAELEDLAPEPDPPALFAALLDLERVFGAALEEPLLDALAACRPQWEQPWPQGQGERRLTATIWSWRAAAGDEAVREAAAAAVQGPSMTLARAGLRALQVHPCEQRRRALEAFYQRWQEKPVILDAWFALEASAPFADGLERASALLAHPRFDPAAPNAIRAVLGGFSANTPVFHAADGTGYRFMAEQIVALDRRNPITASRLAKLFSRWQSYAPERAGHMRAAVEQLAAADLSANTREVVEQCRSLGAGEGLAA encoded by the coding sequence ATGCCGGATGTGCGCCTGGCCGATTACCGGCCTTATCCCTACGCGCTGGAGCGCACGGACCTGACCGTGCGCCTCTTCCCCGACCACGGCCTGGTGGAAGCGACCCTTTCGTTCCTTCCCGCGGCGGGGGCGTCTGCAACTGCTCAAGCCGCTTCACCGTTGGAGCTGCGGGGGGTGGGTCTGGAGCTGGAGGCTCTGGCCATCGACGGGGAACCACTTCCGCCTGCCGCCACCCACCAGGAGGAGGGGCTTCTGGTGGTGCTCCAGCCGCCGCAGCGGCCGTTCGTACTCACCAGTCGGGTGCGGATCGACCCCTACACGAACACCACCCTGGAAGGCCTCTATGCCAGCGGCGGCATGGTGACAAGCCAGTGCGAGGCCGAAGGCTTCCGCCGCATCACCTTCCACCCCGACCGACCGGATGTGCTCAGCCGCTTCCAGGTGCGGATCGAAGCGGAGCAGGAGCGCTACCCGGTGCTGCTCTCCAACGGCAATTGCCAGGCTGCCGGTGCCCTGGCCGATGGCCGCCACTTCGCGGTCTGGGACGACCCCTTCCCCAAGCCCTCCTATCTGTTCGCGCTGGTGGCCGGACGGCTTGAGGAGGTGCGCGGCAGCTTCACCACCGCCAGTGGCCGGATGGTGCAACTGCGCCTGCATGTGGAGCCGGGCGATTCCCCCTACACCGCTCATGCGATGGCCTCGCTGCAGCGGTCGATGGCCTGGGATGAGCAGGTATATGGGCTCGAATACGACCTCGATGAATACAACATCGTGGCTGTGCGCCATTTCAACATGGGCGCCATGGAGAACAAGAGCCTGAACATCTTCAACTCCAAGCTGGTGCTCGCCGATGCCGAAACCGCCACTGATGGTGAGCTCGAACGCATCGAAAGCGTGATTGCCCACGAATACTTCCACAACTGGACGGGGAATCGCATCACCTGCCGTGACTGGTTCCAGCTTTCCCTTAAGGAAGGACTCACGGTGTTTCGCGACCAATGCTTCACCGCCGATCTGCACGGTGCCGATCTCAAGCGCATCGAGGATGTGGCGATGCTGCGCAATACCCAATTCCGGGAAGATGCAGGACCCACTGCCCACCCGATTCAGCCGGATCACTATCAGGCGATCGACAATTTCTACACCACCACCATCTATGAGAAAGGTGCGGAAGTGATCCGTATGCTGCACACATTGTTGGGTCCTGCCACCTTCATGCGCGGCATGGCGCTCTATGTGCAGCGCCACGACGGCACTGCCGCCACCACTGCCGATTTCCTGCAGGCCATGCAGGACGCCGCAACGGAAGCCTCTGCGTCCACCGCCGATGGCCAGGGCGACGATCCCTCGCCGCTGCGCTTCAGTTTCGAGCAGTTCAGCCGCTGGTATCACCAGGCCGGCACCCCCGTGGTGTCGATCGATCGCCATTGGGACGGCGCCAGTGGCGCACTCGCCCTGGTGCTGCGCCAGCACACCCCCGCCACCCCGGGCCAGCCGCGCAAGCAGCCGTTGGTGATTCCCCTGGCCCTGGCCCTTGTGGGTGAGGACGGCCAGGCCCTGCCCCAGACCGGCGGATCGCCCGTCGTGCTGGAGGCCGCGGAGACCCAGCTGCGCTACGAGGGGTTGCCCCCGGGACCGACGCCGCCGGCCCTCTCGGTGCTGCGGGGCTTCTCGGCGCCCGTGCGGCTCGAGCTTGCCCGGCCGAATGCCGAACTGCTGCACCTGTTCGCCTGCGACAGCGATCCCTTCGCCCGCTGGGATGCAGGCCAGACCCTGCTGCGGCAGGCCGTGCTGGCCCGGGCCGCCGGTCGCAGCGACCCGGAACTGGAATGTGGGCTTACCGCTGCCTTTGCCGCGATCCTCACCGACAGCAGCTTGCCGCCTGCCAGCCGCAGCGCCCTGCTGGCCCTTCCCGGCATGGCCGAACTGGAGGATCTGGCCCCGGAGCCGGATCCTCCGGCGCTGTTTGCGGCCCTGCTGGACCTGGAGCGGGTCTTCGGCGCTGCCCTGGAGGAGCCGTTGCTGGACGCGCTTGCCGCCTGCCGGCCGCAGTGGGAGCAGCCCTGGCCCCAGGGGCAGGGTGAGCGGCGCCTGACCGCCACGATCTGGAGTTGGCGAGCGGCGGCCGGGGATGAGGCCGTGCGCGAGGCCGCTGCCGCTGCTGTGCAGGGGCCGTCGATGACGCTCGCCAGGGCCGGGCTGCGGGCCCTGCAGGTTCACCCCTGCGAGCAACGTCGCCGCGCGCTGGAGGCCTTCTACCAACGCTGGCAGGAGAAGCCGGTGATCCTCGATGCCTGGTTCGCGCTGGAGGCCAGCGCCCCCTTCGCCGATGGGCTGGAGCGGGCGTCAGCTCTGCTGGCCCATCCGCGCTTCGACCCGGCAGCCCCCAACGCGATCCGCGCGGTGCTGGGGGGCTTTTCTGCCAACACGCCGGTGTTCCACGCGGCCGATGGTACGGGCTATCGGTTCATGGCCGAGCAGATCGTGGCGCTCGATCGGCGCAACCCGATCACGGCGTCGCGGCTCGCGAAGCTGTTCAGCCGCTGGCAGAGCTATGCGCCGGAGCGGGCCGGGCACATGCGCGCGGCGGTGGAGCAGCTGGCTGCGGCGGATCTCTCTGCCAACACCCGCGAAGTGGTGGAGCAGTGCCGTTCGCTCGGCGCCGGCGAAGGGCTGGCGGCCTGA